From Synoicihabitans lomoniglobus, the proteins below share one genomic window:
- a CDS encoding SxtJ family membrane protein produces MSLIKINRHPTTKDLRVFATLWFLFLGVFAVVAFQRDLTLLARVLGAVAFAVGLMGWAKPPSVRLIYLGAVLVTFPIGFVLSHVILAIVYYLVITPIGILMRLLGRDPLNRKFDPNRKSYWEPKTDKRTPASYLRQH; encoded by the coding sequence ATGAGTCTCATCAAAATCAACCGCCACCCGACCACCAAAGATCTGCGAGTCTTTGCCACCCTGTGGTTCTTGTTTCTCGGTGTCTTCGCCGTCGTCGCATTTCAGCGCGATCTCACGTTGCTCGCCCGGGTGCTCGGGGCTGTGGCATTCGCGGTGGGTCTGATGGGCTGGGCCAAACCGCCATCGGTGCGCTTGATCTATCTCGGGGCCGTCTTGGTCACATTTCCCATCGGTTTCGTGCTCTCGCACGTCATCCTCGCGATCGTTTATTATCTCGTGATCACACCGATCGGCATACTCATGCGTCTCCTCGGCCGCGATCCGCTCAACCGCAAATTCGACCCCAACCGCAAATCCTACTGGGAACCCAAAACCGATAAGCGCACTCCCGCCAGTTACCTCCGTCAGCACTAG
- a CDS encoding carbamoyltransferase family protein → MSTYILGLSAFYHDSAAALVVDGIIVAAAQEERFTRRKHDKGFPQHAIDYCLREAGITAAELDHVVFYEKPFLRFERLLETYLGVAPTGFGAFLKAMPQWIHQKLQLPREMNRGLGGLYRKPYVFTEHHESHAASAFFPSPFEEAAILTLDGVGEWATASMGRGRGHRIELTHELHFPHSLGLLYSAFTYFCGFRVNSGEYKLMGLAPYGEPRYVDTILQHLMDLKEDGSFRLDQSYFNYCQGLTMTSEKFARLFEGPPRSPESELTPRELDLAASVQVVTEMIMLRMAHHLHALTGSANLCLAGGVALNCVGNGRLLRESPFERIWIQPAAGDAGGALGAALFVWHQLLDKPRPLTQPDAQSGSLLGPAPDPADIESTLRQRSAVYTRARDEADLCDRVATLLAEGNVVGWVQGRMEFGPRALGSRSILGDPRDRKMQSKMNLKIKFRESFRPFAPIVKAECASDYFDLLPGQESPYMLIVAPVQEDQRIEDDQPAEGLARVNDVRSTLPAVTHVDYSARIQTIDTARSPRLHRLLSAFEAQTECPVLINTSFNIRGEPIVCTAADAYRCFLATGMDALVIDDFILLKDDQPEESVDAHTAYLARFGKD, encoded by the coding sequence ATGAGCACCTATATCCTCGGTCTTTCCGCCTTTTACCACGACTCGGCCGCGGCCCTGGTGGTGGACGGCATAATCGTGGCCGCTGCACAAGAGGAACGCTTCACCCGCCGCAAGCACGACAAGGGATTTCCCCAGCACGCCATCGACTATTGCTTGCGCGAGGCGGGCATCACGGCCGCGGAGCTCGATCACGTCGTGTTCTACGAAAAACCGTTCCTGCGTTTCGAACGGCTGCTGGAAACTTATCTCGGGGTCGCTCCGACCGGGTTTGGAGCCTTTCTCAAGGCGATGCCGCAATGGATTCATCAAAAGTTGCAACTGCCGCGCGAAATGAACCGGGGGCTCGGCGGTCTCTACCGCAAACCCTACGTTTTCACCGAGCATCATGAGTCCCACGCGGCGAGCGCCTTCTTCCCGTCACCGTTCGAAGAGGCGGCCATCCTTACCCTCGATGGAGTCGGCGAATGGGCCACCGCGAGTATGGGGCGCGGTCGCGGACATCGGATCGAGTTGACCCACGAACTGCACTTTCCGCACTCGCTGGGCCTGCTGTATTCAGCCTTTACCTACTTTTGCGGCTTCCGCGTAAACTCTGGCGAATACAAACTCATGGGGCTCGCCCCCTACGGCGAGCCTCGCTACGTCGACACGATTTTGCAGCACTTGATGGACCTGAAGGAGGACGGTTCCTTTCGCCTGGACCAGTCGTATTTCAACTACTGCCAGGGTCTCACCATGACGTCGGAAAAATTTGCCCGACTTTTCGAGGGACCTCCGCGCTCCCCGGAGTCGGAACTTACTCCCCGCGAACTCGATCTGGCGGCCTCGGTGCAGGTCGTGACCGAGATGATCATGTTGCGCATGGCGCATCACCTGCACGCGCTGACCGGCTCTGCCAATCTCTGCCTCGCCGGCGGTGTGGCGCTCAACTGCGTGGGCAACGGGCGCCTGTTGCGGGAGTCGCCGTTCGAGCGCATCTGGATTCAACCCGCGGCCGGCGACGCCGGCGGAGCCTTGGGAGCCGCTCTCTTCGTCTGGCACCAATTGTTGGACAAGCCCCGTCCGCTCACCCAACCCGATGCCCAATCCGGTTCGTTGCTCGGCCCCGCCCCCGATCCAGCTGATATCGAATCGACCTTGCGGCAACGGTCTGCCGTCTACACCCGGGCCCGCGACGAGGCCGACCTCTGCGATCGTGTCGCCACGTTGCTCGCGGAAGGCAACGTCGTCGGCTGGGTCCAGGGACGCATGGAATTTGGTCCGCGCGCGCTCGGCAGTCGCAGCATTTTGGGCGATCCCCGCGATCGCAAAATGCAGAGCAAGATGAACCTGAAGATCAAATTCCGGGAGTCCTTCCGGCCTTTCGCCCCCATCGTGAAAGCGGAATGCGCCTCCGACTATTTCGACCTGCTTCCCGGCCAGGAGAGCCCTTACATGTTGATCGTGGCTCCCGTGCAGGAAGATCAGCGCATCGAGGACGATCAGCCCGCCGAAGGTCTCGCCCGGGTCAATGACGTGCGCTCCACGCTCCCGGCCGTGACTCACGTGGACTACTCCGCCCGTATCCAAACCATCGACACGGCCCGGTCGCCCCGGCTGCACCGTTTGCTCTCGGCCTTTGAGGCGCAGACGGAATGTCCGGTGTTGATCAACACCAGTTTCAACATCCGCGGAGAACCGATTGTTTGCACCGCCGCGGATGCCTACCGTTGCTTTTTGGCCACGGGCATGGATGCCCTCGTCATCGATGATTTCATTCTACTCAAGGACGACCAACCCGAAGAATCCGTCGACGCCCACACGGCCTATCTCGCCCGTTTTGGCAAAGACTGA
- a CDS encoding tetratricopeptide repeat protein, which translates to MPSASSPRPSRSWLPKLLLAVVSPLLFLGGLELALHIGGVGHDPHFFIPEDGQPPGTFRSNPRYTELFFPASFGLKPVNFRITREKPAGTIRIFLLGESAAMGVPEPGFGIAPQLEALLRDAHPDQTIEVFNLGITAINSHAILPIVRQAVDFEPDLLVFYMGNNEVVGPYGPGSAITDSSPPLALIRAGVWAKSTRTGQLLQTIITIAGNAATRHRDWRGMEMFAEKTVPAGDPRLENVYHNFEANLHDMLAVAADAGIPAVVSTVAVNAVDCAPFVSRPDENGVEAETHFRQGRELLTRNETVAGLQELRLALEFDALRFRADERLNQIIATVTADSPGAHLVDTGAELEPGGRTLFFEHVHLTFAGNYAVARGLARQSQKILFPHRSSQAWAAPEEIAAATGFTVAGHLSQWKSMNDLVTRPPFTGQSTYVEDRTFALRTMTALGERITRGGLAAASGAVDAARLAHPESSFLAFHAAKLATEQSQHQRALQLLDDHDRIAPTSAEATVLRAFLLAHLGQSAAAVDLLQELADTDPFYPQTYPLLASIWASQRAFPPARDAFARWVEAQPNNRGIRLAYAQVLEAAGEPDAAVAQWEAVLAIVPDDERALLPLIKFLLAEDRFDDAVDRMRQAHAYNPRSFANNDRLVQVYQQKEDATETLRFMRDLLASGPVSQELRRAFNQLQSRSPSP; encoded by the coding sequence ATGCCGTCCGCATCCTCACCCCGCCCCTCCCGATCCTGGCTCCCCAAGCTGCTGCTCGCCGTGGTTTCCCCGCTGTTGTTTCTCGGGGGACTGGAGCTGGCTTTGCACATCGGTGGCGTGGGCCATGACCCGCATTTCTTCATTCCCGAGGACGGCCAACCCCCCGGCACTTTCCGCAGCAACCCTCGCTACACGGAGCTGTTTTTCCCCGCTTCTTTCGGGCTGAAGCCGGTGAATTTTCGCATCACCCGCGAAAAACCCGCCGGCACGATTCGCATTTTCCTCCTCGGTGAATCGGCCGCCATGGGCGTGCCCGAACCGGGGTTTGGCATCGCGCCGCAATTGGAGGCCTTGTTGCGCGACGCGCATCCCGATCAAACCATCGAGGTGTTCAATCTCGGCATCACGGCCATCAATTCCCACGCCATTCTGCCCATCGTGCGGCAAGCGGTCGATTTTGAGCCCGACCTGCTGGTATTCTACATGGGCAACAACGAGGTCGTTGGTCCCTACGGCCCCGGATCCGCCATCACCGACTCCTCCCCCCCGCTCGCACTCATCCGGGCAGGCGTTTGGGCCAAGTCCACGCGCACCGGCCAACTGCTGCAAACGATCATCACCATCGCCGGCAATGCAGCCACCCGTCACCGGGACTGGCGCGGCATGGAAATGTTTGCCGAAAAAACCGTGCCCGCCGGCGACCCGCGTCTCGAAAACGTCTACCACAACTTCGAAGCCAACCTGCACGACATGCTCGCTGTCGCCGCAGATGCCGGCATTCCCGCCGTGGTTTCGACCGTCGCGGTGAACGCAGTCGATTGTGCGCCCTTTGTTTCCCGCCCCGACGAAAACGGCGTGGAAGCGGAAACACACTTCCGGCAAGGTCGGGAACTGCTCACCCGGAACGAAACCGTCGCGGGTCTCCAAGAACTCCGTCTCGCACTGGAGTTCGATGCGCTGCGATTTCGGGCCGACGAACGTCTCAATCAAATCATCGCCACCGTCACCGCCGATTCGCCCGGTGCCCATCTGGTGGATACGGGAGCCGAACTCGAACCCGGCGGTCGCACCCTGTTTTTCGAACACGTGCATCTGACGTTCGCGGGCAACTACGCCGTGGCGCGCGGCTTGGCCCGGCAAAGTCAAAAGATCTTGTTTCCGCACCGCTCGTCGCAGGCGTGGGCCGCGCCGGAGGAGATTGCCGCCGCGACCGGATTCACCGTCGCCGGTCACCTCTCGCAGTGGAAGTCGATGAACGATCTGGTGACTCGTCCACCATTCACGGGACAGTCGACCTACGTCGAGGATCGCACCTTCGCACTGCGCACGATGACTGCGCTCGGGGAACGGATCACACGAGGTGGTCTCGCCGCCGCCAGCGGAGCCGTCGACGCCGCTCGGCTGGCCCACCCCGAGTCCTCGTTTCTGGCCTTTCACGCGGCCAAACTGGCGACCGAACAGTCCCAACACCAACGCGCTCTGCAGCTACTGGATGATCATGACCGAATCGCGCCGACCTCGGCGGAGGCGACCGTCTTGCGCGCATTCCTACTCGCCCATCTCGGCCAGTCCGCCGCAGCCGTCGATCTGTTGCAGGAACTCGCGGACACGGATCCATTTTACCCTCAAACCTACCCTCTGCTCGCCTCCATCTGGGCCAGCCAACGCGCCTTCCCTCCCGCGCGGGACGCGTTTGCCCGGTGGGTTGAAGCTCAACCCAACAATCGCGGCATCCGACTCGCCTACGCCCAGGTTCTGGAAGCCGCGGGCGAACCCGACGCCGCCGTGGCCCAATGGGAGGCCGTGCTCGCCATCGTGCCCGACGACGAACGGGCGCTGTTGCCGCTGATCAAATTTCTGCTGGCCGAGGATCGCTTTGACGACGCCGTGGACCGGATGCGGCAAGCCCATGCCTACAACCCCCGCAGCTTCGCCAACAACGATCGACTTGTGCAGGTGTATCAGCAAAAAGAAGACGCGACCGAAACCCTGCGCTTTATGCGCGACCTGCTGGCCAGTGGTCCCGTTTCCCAGGAACTGCGTCGTGCTTTTAACCAACTGCAATCCCGCTCCCCGTCCCCATGA
- a CDS encoding DUF4097 family beta strand repeat-containing protein, whose amino-acid sequence MKTKIIPLLMLALACASTVHADWFSRTKYREPIHREGAFNADGILTIENVNGKVTIEAWDRNAYVIEGEKRAKDEDDLDRIDIKWSLDDDHIGIKVKLPKKKGFFSMGTIDGRVDLVIKVPASAHVRDVQTVNGALKITGMTGRVNASTVNGSIDATNLGGSAKIHTVNGGVRAHFAQLNPDANIEFNTVNGGVKIYLPEGAGATLKASVVNGHIETDMPVMMQGRVGKKSLNGTIGDGGAIIEANTVNGSIKFAQSDR is encoded by the coding sequence ATGAAGACCAAAATTATCCCGCTACTCATGCTCGCCTTGGCCTGCGCCTCCACCGTTCACGCCGATTGGTTTTCCCGCACGAAATACCGGGAACCCATCCACCGTGAAGGTGCGTTCAACGCCGACGGCATCCTCACAATCGAAAACGTCAACGGCAAGGTCACCATCGAAGCGTGGGATCGAAACGCCTACGTCATCGAAGGTGAGAAACGCGCCAAGGACGAAGACGACCTCGACCGCATCGACATCAAGTGGTCACTCGACGACGATCACATCGGCATCAAGGTCAAGCTGCCAAAAAAGAAGGGCTTCTTCAGCATGGGCACCATCGATGGCCGGGTCGATTTGGTGATTAAAGTTCCCGCCTCAGCTCATGTGCGCGACGTGCAAACCGTCAATGGTGCGCTCAAGATCACAGGTATGACCGGCCGCGTGAATGCGTCCACCGTCAATGGCAGCATCGACGCCACCAACCTCGGCGGCAGCGCCAAAATCCACACGGTCAACGGCGGCGTCCGCGCTCACTTCGCCCAGCTGAATCCCGATGCCAATATCGAGTTCAACACCGTCAATGGCGGCGTAAAAATCTATCTTCCGGAAGGAGCTGGAGCGACCCTCAAAGCATCGGTCGTCAATGGTCACATTGAGACCGACATGCCAGTTATGATGCAAGGTCGGGTCGGCAAAAAGAGCCTCAACGGCACGATCGGTGACGGCGGCGCCATCATCGAAGCCAACACCGTGAACGGCTCGATTAAGTTCGCCCAAAGCGATCGCTGA
- a CDS encoding ABC transporter permease yields the protein MLSLIRQSVRRLVRERGFTATVLLTLALCIGANVAIFAVVDAVLLRPLPFPEPDRLVTLRNSYPGAGAPLSGASLPNYFDRRNGAIPGFESVAIVQNSSAIIGETGSPQRVARDRVSPEFLETLGVPLARGRTFTDDELVYANAQVMIITHEFWQTQFNGVNDVLGRTLLVDGQTVEVVGVLPPGFRYLDSEARFLTPYASGEDERTPQSRHSNNHRMVVRLAPGISVESAQKRMDAFNQALLETDPNKELVIDAGFRTIVTSLRADAVRDVRDMLVLLQAGVLALLVIGGVNLVNLLLIRAHGRTKEFAVRQALGAGTGQLSRDVLIETILLALAGGTLGVLGGIFAIDLLSALGTDQLPLGVTIAFDSRVGLVALVGSLMVGVLLAVPVLLLSLKLNLARAISTESRGGTVSRAAQRVRHAFIVVQVALAFTLLCGAGLLGVSLQRVLHNPPGFQPDAVLTARLQLPWESYPNAEKRQAFLERVESEIRAQPGVTHVGFTDGLPFGGDVSDNATVVEGVEPAPGESIRTHFSSFAMGDYWAALGIPVLRGRVLTASDQIEGNRVCVVDQAFVDRYWPDGADPIGRRLALGVHLDDENALRIVGVVGTIKQRDLTDTAPLGSVYLPYPERPRQRIAVAINTVLPAAQFAPSLRRVVAGIDPSLPVDDIRVLNERIEDSLLIRRSPAMLAGIFAGVALLLAAIGTYGVLAYAVGQRRREIGVRMALGALPGQVLRQFLALGSKLLLCGLALGVAGAWATGRAIQSVLFQTEAFHWGVALGTAAVLATVVLLATLLPSQRASRVSPLEALRED from the coding sequence ATGCTATCCTTGATTCGCCAATCGGTCCGTCGTCTTGTTCGCGAGCGCGGTTTCACCGCGACCGTGCTGCTCACGCTCGCTCTCTGTATCGGCGCGAATGTCGCCATTTTCGCCGTGGTCGACGCCGTGCTGTTGCGGCCGTTGCCGTTTCCCGAGCCGGATCGACTCGTTACTCTGCGCAACTCTTACCCGGGCGCCGGCGCTCCGCTGAGCGGCGCATCGTTGCCCAACTATTTCGACCGCCGCAACGGGGCCATTCCCGGTTTCGAGTCCGTCGCCATCGTGCAAAACAGCAGTGCCATCATTGGCGAGACAGGCTCGCCTCAACGGGTCGCCCGCGACCGTGTTTCCCCGGAATTTCTGGAAACCCTGGGCGTGCCGCTCGCCCGGGGCCGCACGTTCACGGATGACGAACTTGTTTACGCGAACGCTCAAGTGATGATCATCACGCACGAGTTTTGGCAGACTCAGTTCAATGGCGTGAACGATGTCCTGGGTCGCACTCTCCTGGTCGATGGTCAGACGGTCGAGGTGGTGGGCGTGTTGCCTCCGGGCTTTCGCTACCTCGATAGTGAAGCGCGATTCCTGACGCCTTACGCCTCCGGCGAGGACGAGCGCACGCCGCAATCGCGTCACTCCAATAACCACCGCATGGTGGTGCGTCTGGCTCCCGGAATTTCGGTCGAGTCGGCCCAGAAACGCATGGATGCCTTCAACCAAGCGCTGCTGGAGACCGACCCCAACAAGGAATTGGTGATCGACGCGGGCTTCCGCACCATTGTCACCAGTCTGCGCGCCGATGCCGTGCGCGATGTGCGCGATATGCTCGTGCTGCTGCAGGCCGGCGTGCTCGCGCTGCTCGTTATCGGCGGGGTGAATCTCGTCAATCTGCTCCTCATCAGGGCGCATGGTCGCACCAAGGAGTTTGCCGTGCGGCAGGCGCTCGGGGCCGGCACGGGACAACTCAGTCGCGACGTGCTGATCGAGACCATTTTGCTGGCCTTGGCGGGCGGCACCCTGGGCGTGCTCGGCGGCATTTTCGCGATCGATTTGTTGAGTGCCTTGGGCACCGATCAACTTCCCCTGGGCGTCACCATCGCATTTGACTCCCGGGTCGGTCTGGTCGCGTTGGTGGGATCCTTGATGGTGGGCGTATTGCTGGCCGTGCCGGTGCTGCTGCTCAGTCTCAAACTGAACCTCGCTCGCGCCATTTCCACGGAATCGCGCGGCGGCACCGTTTCGCGTGCGGCGCAGCGGGTGCGCCATGCCTTTATCGTGGTGCAGGTCGCGCTCGCATTCACGTTGCTCTGTGGCGCGGGACTGCTGGGCGTTTCGTTGCAACGCGTGCTGCACAATCCGCCCGGCTTTCAACCCGACGCGGTGTTGACCGCTCGGTTGCAACTGCCCTGGGAATCCTATCCCAACGCGGAAAAACGGCAGGCATTTCTCGAGCGCGTTGAAAGCGAAATCCGCGCTCAACCCGGTGTCACCCACGTCGGCTTCACCGATGGCCTGCCGTTCGGCGGCGATGTCAGCGACAACGCCACCGTCGTCGAAGGCGTGGAGCCGGCGCCGGGCGAATCCATTCGCACCCACTTCAGCTCATTCGCGATGGGCGACTACTGGGCCGCCCTAGGCATCCCCGTGTTGCGTGGACGCGTCCTCACTGCCAGCGATCAGATCGAGGGCAATCGGGTATGCGTGGTCGATCAAGCGTTCGTCGACCGCTACTGGCCGGACGGCGCGGACCCCATCGGTCGCCGACTCGCTCTCGGTGTGCACTTGGACGACGAAAACGCGCTGAGAATCGTGGGGGTCGTCGGCACCATCAAGCAACGGGACCTCACCGACACCGCACCGCTCGGTTCCGTATATTTGCCCTATCCCGAACGTCCGCGGCAACGCATTGCGGTCGCCATCAATACGGTGCTACCGGCGGCTCAGTTTGCACCGTCGTTGCGTCGCGTGGTGGCCGGCATCGATCCTTCTCTCCCGGTGGACGATATCAGAGTTCTGAACGAACGCATCGAGGACAGTCTCTTGATCCGCCGTTCTCCCGCGATGTTGGCGGGGATTTTCGCCGGAGTCGCACTCCTCCTCGCCGCGATCGGCACCTACGGCGTCCTCGCCTACGCCGTCGGGCAACGGCGGCGCGAGATCGGCGTGCGCATGGCGCTTGGCGCCCTCCCCGGGCAAGTGCTTCGCCAGTTTCTCGCGCTCGGCTCCAAGTTGCTGCTGTGCGGTCTGGCCCTCGGGGTGGCCGGAGCTTGGGCGACTGGACGCGCCATCCAGAGCGTGCTCTTTCAAACCGAGGCTTTTCACTGGGGTGTCGCCCTCGGCACGGCCGCCGTGTTGGCGACCGTGGTATTGTTGGCGACGTTGCTCCCTTCCCAACGCGCCTCCCGGGTTTCTCCATTGGAGGCCCTCCGCGAAGACTGA
- a CDS encoding ABC transporter permease, with translation MFETFFQDLKIGFRVLIKEKSFCALAVLVLGLGIGGVTTQFAVVNGVLLHAFEFPGADRLMDVNIVQRENFTPSNFRNQMLSQDYADMREHQQSFEYFTAYLNGSTVNLTYQSQPRRLTGGYVTHDFFDAVGVFPALGRDFLPEDDQPGVNKAVIISDALWKRDFGADPNVIERTVNVNGVAGTIIGVMPPKFNFPANEEVWLPLHSSFPVRPRNDPNDIGVAILGKLRPGVSIDQAQAEVTSFAANFAQEFPDTNSPFTLGYVRPLIATFTGPQLTGMLLIMLAFCVGVLLIACVNVMNMQFARATLRAKELAIRSSLGATRIRLIRQMLTESLLVASIGALLGIAIAAWSVDFIDAAVHNAANPIPSWMTFELSGKVLASVLVATTLSALVSGFVPAWISSRASSIEVLKEGGRGNTSRSFMIISRGLVVFQIVMTCVLLIGSMLQLQSIRNQQSVDFGYDTGSVLAGRMGLMEGDYPTNASRQQFYETLVRELRASGQFESVALTNRFRMVFSGNGPIEIEGEKYLEDSDRQIANFENITPGYLETLNLRVLDGRDFTENDSDQNAPVAIVNASFAQKHFGHESPIGRRFRTVNGNGTTIGPWREIIGVAATARMQGPFNTQVDDSGFYLPYFATAFGPVLDEPNANQFGTVVVRPRGGQRPEALVNQLQALVNRVDPNLPMYFVETPATTLDALMSQNRLVGNMFLLFGIVAVGLAAVGLYGVMSFTVNQRTQEIGVRMALGADNRTILGMVMRQGAIQVGIGLALGLSIALTIAFIFGSGLSTVLIDVSPSDPLTYIGVTLLLCAVAAVAAFVPARRATRVDPMIALRAD, from the coding sequence ATGTTCGAAACGTTTTTCCAAGACCTTAAAATCGGCTTCCGGGTCCTCATTAAAGAGAAGTCGTTCTGCGCCCTCGCGGTGCTGGTGCTGGGTCTGGGCATCGGCGGCGTGACCACCCAGTTTGCGGTGGTTAATGGCGTGTTGCTGCACGCGTTTGAATTCCCGGGGGCGGATCGGCTGATGGATGTAAACATCGTCCAGCGGGAGAACTTCACGCCCAGCAATTTTCGGAACCAGATGTTGTCGCAGGACTACGCGGACATGCGGGAGCACCAACAAAGTTTCGAATATTTTACGGCCTACCTCAATGGCTCGACCGTTAATCTCACTTACCAAAGCCAACCACGTCGACTCACCGGTGGCTACGTGACCCACGACTTCTTTGATGCCGTGGGGGTGTTCCCGGCGTTGGGTCGGGACTTCCTGCCCGAGGACGACCAGCCGGGCGTCAACAAGGCCGTGATCATCAGCGATGCTTTGTGGAAGCGTGACTTCGGAGCCGATCCCAACGTCATCGAGCGCACCGTGAATGTGAACGGCGTGGCGGGCACGATCATCGGCGTGATGCCACCCAAGTTCAATTTCCCCGCCAACGAGGAGGTGTGGCTGCCCCTGCATTCGTCGTTTCCGGTGCGTCCGCGCAACGATCCCAATGACATCGGCGTGGCAATACTCGGGAAACTTCGCCCCGGGGTGAGCATTGATCAGGCCCAGGCCGAGGTCACTTCGTTCGCTGCCAATTTCGCCCAGGAGTTTCCCGATACCAACAGCCCGTTCACCCTCGGTTATGTGCGCCCATTGATCGCCACGTTCACGGGTCCACAGCTTACGGGGATGTTGCTCATCATGCTGGCATTCTGCGTGGGCGTGCTGCTGATCGCGTGTGTCAATGTCATGAACATGCAGTTCGCCCGGGCCACGTTGCGGGCCAAGGAGCTGGCGATCCGATCGTCACTCGGCGCGACGCGCATCCGACTCATTCGCCAGATGTTGACCGAGAGCCTCCTGGTGGCGTCGATCGGCGCATTGCTCGGCATCGCGATCGCCGCTTGGTCGGTCGATTTTATCGATGCCGCGGTGCACAACGCCGCCAATCCCATCCCGTCGTGGATGACGTTTGAACTTTCGGGCAAGGTCCTCGCATCCGTGCTGGTCGCCACCACGTTGTCCGCCTTGGTGTCGGGCTTCGTGCCGGCGTGGATTTCGTCGCGAGCCAGCTCGATCGAGGTGCTCAAGGAGGGCGGGCGCGGCAACACGTCGCGCTCGTTCATGATCATCTCCCGCGGGTTGGTGGTCTTTCAAATCGTGATGACGTGCGTGCTGCTGATCGGCTCGATGTTGCAGCTTCAATCCATTCGCAACCAGCAGTCCGTCGATTTCGGCTACGACACCGGCAGCGTGCTCGCGGGTCGCATGGGGTTGATGGAGGGCGACTACCCGACGAACGCGTCCCGCCAACAATTTTACGAGACGCTCGTGCGCGAGTTGCGGGCTTCGGGTCAGTTTGAATCGGTCGCGCTGACCAATCGATTCCGGATGGTGTTTTCGGGCAACGGGCCGATTGAGATTGAGGGCGAAAAATATCTGGAGGACTCCGATCGCCAGATCGCCAACTTCGAAAACATCACGCCCGGCTATCTCGAAACGCTCAATCTGCGCGTGCTCGATGGCCGGGACTTCACCGAGAATGATTCGGACCAGAACGCCCCGGTCGCCATCGTGAACGCGTCTTTTGCCCAAAAGCACTTCGGCCATGAATCGCCCATTGGTCGCCGGTTCCGCACCGTTAATGGCAACGGCACCACGATCGGTCCGTGGCGGGAGATCATCGGCGTCGCCGCCACGGCGCGAATGCAGGGCCCCTTCAACACCCAGGTCGATGACTCCGGGTTTTACCTCCCCTACTTCGCCACCGCTTTTGGTCCGGTATTGGATGAACCCAACGCCAACCAATTTGGCACCGTGGTGGTGCGCCCGCGCGGCGGCCAACGTCCCGAGGCGTTGGTCAACCAGTTGCAGGCGCTCGTGAACCGCGTCGACCCCAACCTGCCCATGTATTTCGTGGAGACCCCCGCCACCACGCTCGACGCGTTGATGTCGCAAAATCGTCTGGTCGGTAACATGTTCCTGCTCTTCGGCATCGTGGCCGTTGGCCTTGCCGCGGTCGGACTGTATGGGGTGATGAGTTTTACGGTCAACCAACGCACCCAAGAGATCGGCGTGCGCATGGCACTGGGAGCGGACAATCGCACCATCCTCGGCATGGTCATGCGCCAGGGGGCGATTCAAGTCGGCATCGGTCTGGCGCTCGGACTCAGTATCGCGCTGACGATCGCATTCATTTTCGGCAGCGGGCTGAGCACCGTGCTCATCGACGTCAGTCCGAGTGACCCGCTGACCTATATTGGCGTAACGTTATTGCTGTGCGCCGTAGCGGCGGTGGCGGCATTTGTCCCCGCCCGCCGCGCCACCCGCGTCGATCCCATGATAGCGCTGCGCGCCGACTGA